One Thalassotalea atypica DNA window includes the following coding sequences:
- a CDS encoding SRPBCC family protein, with the protein MIKKLSYLVLFIIAIPLVTALFVHKEYAVEREVIIDKPKNEVFNYVKYLKNQDNFSKWAMMDPAMLKTYRGIDGEVGFVSAWDSQNPDVGTGEQEITGIDEGKRIDFELRFFKPFESTEPAYMVTEAINESSTRVKWGFSGHMDYPMNLMFLFMDFEQIIGDDLQTGLDNLKTLQEKY; encoded by the coding sequence ATGATAAAAAAACTTTCTTACCTCGTACTTTTCATTATTGCTATACCTTTGGTGACCGCACTATTCGTGCATAAAGAATATGCAGTAGAGCGCGAAGTGATAATTGATAAGCCGAAAAACGAGGTGTTTAACTATGTTAAGTATCTTAAAAACCAAGATAATTTCAGTAAGTGGGCAATGATGGATCCGGCAATGCTCAAAACCTACCGCGGTATCGACGGTGAAGTAGGTTTTGTTTCTGCATGGGACTCTCAAAATCCAGATGTTGGCACAGGCGAGCAAGAGATTACCGGTATTGATGAAGGCAAACGTATCGATTTTGAATTACGTTTTTTCAAGCCTTTTGAATCAACAGAGCCAGCTTATATGGTGACAGAAGCAATTAATGAATCAAGCACAAGGGTAAAGTGGGGCTTCAGTGGCCACATGGATTATCCAATGAATTTAATGTTCTTGTTTATGGACTTTGAGCAAATCATTGGTGACGATTTGCAAACGGGGTTAGACAACTTAAAAACGCTTCAAGAAAAGTATTAA
- a CDS encoding SDR family oxidoreductase, with translation MNKSILITGCSSGIGLNAALTLSARGYLVIATARKAEDVEMLKERGLIACTLDLSATDSINNAVAFVVEHTGGTLDFLFNNGAYGQPGALEDLSSKALQEQFQTNVFGWHELTKQIIPIMRNQGHGRIIQCSSVLGFVSMAYRGAYNASKYALEGLTDTLRLELKDANIDVILIEPGPINTQFRANALTAFKKHIDINSSVHQLQYEQQMARLSSESSTVKFALEPIDVTRALIHALESKAPKLKYRVTWPTKIFAVLKRILPTRWLDRLLIKG, from the coding sequence ATGAATAAATCCATTTTGATTACTGGTTGTTCTTCTGGAATAGGCCTAAATGCAGCGCTTACTTTATCTGCAAGAGGTTATTTAGTTATAGCAACGGCAAGAAAAGCTGAAGATGTTGAAATGCTAAAGGAAAGAGGATTAATAGCCTGCACGTTGGACTTATCCGCTACTGACAGTATCAACAATGCCGTTGCATTTGTCGTAGAGCATACCGGTGGAACATTAGATTTTCTGTTTAATAATGGCGCTTATGGACAACCGGGTGCATTAGAAGATTTATCTAGCAAAGCGTTGCAAGAACAGTTTCAGACGAACGTCTTTGGTTGGCATGAATTAACCAAGCAAATTATTCCTATTATGCGCAATCAGGGGCATGGCCGCATCATTCAATGCAGCTCTGTATTAGGATTTGTTTCAATGGCATATCGCGGGGCGTATAACGCATCAAAGTATGCGCTTGAAGGGTTAACAGATACTTTACGTCTTGAGCTAAAAGACGCCAATATCGACGTGATCTTAATTGAGCCAGGGCCAATTAATACTCAGTTTCGCGCTAATGCATTAACAGCATTTAAGAAACATATCGACATTAATAGCAGTGTGCATCAATTACAATATGAACAACAAATGGCGCGTTTATCTTCTGAATCGTCAACGGTGAAATTTGCTCTTGAACCTATAGATGTGACTCGCGCGCTAATTCATGCGCTTGAAAGCAAGGCTCCTAAGTTAAAATATAGAGTGACTTGGCCAACAAAAATATTTGCAGTGTTAAAACGAATACTGCCCACTAGGTGGTTAGATCGGCTACTTATAAAAGGTTAA
- a CDS encoding alginate export family protein: protein MTWKNIAICVSSALIAANSTFAYADAITEALLNGKTQLNANLRYEMVDQDNRLKDADALSLRTRLTYSTGSVSGFSSLIEFEDSRTVLGVDDYNNTLGEHTQYSVIADPESTELDQLFVQYKQDGLGIKMGRQVITMDNHRFVGHVGWRQDRQTFDGATFFYQPMDNLTLKYGYLSKRNRIFAQGKDIDAKDHLINVAYKSSVGTLSAYGYLLEVDNNTNNALDTYGFRFNGAAKAGGQKLTYMLEYATQDEDSQGISYSADYLAAELGTSVSKLAIKLGYERLGSDNGEYGFATPLATLHKFNGWSDQFLVTPKEGLADLYASFSGKAAGGKWSVIYHKFDADEGSDNVDDLGSEIDAVYTKALSKYYTLGVKYAAYSAGDSSAGKVDTDKIWLWLNAKF from the coding sequence ATGACCTGGAAGAATATTGCGATATGTGTGTCTAGTGCTTTAATTGCTGCAAACTCTACATTTGCATACGCCGATGCAATTACCGAAGCATTGCTTAATGGTAAAACTCAATTAAATGCAAACTTACGCTATGAGATGGTTGATCAAGACAATCGCTTAAAAGACGCGGATGCATTATCGCTACGTACGCGGTTGACTTATTCTACCGGTAGCGTTTCGGGCTTTTCATCATTAATTGAATTTGAAGACTCGCGCACTGTACTGGGGGTTGACGATTACAATAATACCTTAGGCGAGCATACCCAATACTCAGTTATTGCTGACCCTGAGTCTACCGAACTTGATCAACTTTTTGTGCAATATAAGCAAGATGGATTAGGCATAAAAATGGGGCGACAAGTGATCACGATGGACAATCATCGTTTTGTTGGTCATGTTGGTTGGCGTCAAGACAGGCAAACTTTTGATGGAGCGACATTCTTCTACCAACCGATGGATAATTTGACTTTAAAATATGGATATCTCTCTAAGCGAAATAGAATTTTTGCACAGGGGAAGGATATTGACGCTAAGGATCATTTAATTAACGTCGCGTATAAGTCGTCGGTGGGCACCTTGAGTGCTTATGGCTACTTGCTTGAAGTTGATAACAACACCAACAATGCCCTTGATACTTATGGTTTTCGTTTTAATGGCGCCGCTAAAGCGGGCGGCCAAAAACTGACTTATATGTTGGAGTACGCCACTCAGGATGAAGACAGCCAAGGAATTTCATATTCTGCGGACTATTTAGCAGCAGAGCTTGGTACTTCGGTGTCTAAGCTTGCTATTAAGTTAGGTTATGAACGATTGGGCTCGGACAATGGCGAATATGGCTTTGCAACACCGTTGGCAACCTTGCATAAATTTAATGGTTGGTCGGATCAATTCTTAGTGACCCCGAAAGAAGGCTTGGCTGATCTTTACGCGAGCTTTAGTGGTAAAGCTGCAGGTGGTAAATGGTCTGTTATTTATCATAAATTTGATGCAGATGAAGGCTCAGACAATGTTGACGACTTAGGCTCGGAAATCGATGCGGTATACACTAAAGCACTATCAAAATATTATACTCTAGGTGTTAAGTATGCCGCTTATTCAGCAGGAGATAGTAGCGCAGGAAAAGTGGACACCGATAAAATATGGTTGTGGCTAAATGCTAAGTTTTAG